The following are encoded together in the Sediminitomix flava genome:
- a CDS encoding SusC/RagA family TonB-linked outer membrane protein has product MHLKRLLFLLFLVVSSLNVFAQSFVVKGTVKDAASNESLPGVNIFVKGTTLGTTTNLDGAYSLEVPSSETVLVFSFIGMKEQEVVVGNQTIINMNLETDAKELEEVMVVAYGETTKESFTGSAGVVSAESIEKRPLASATQALQGAMSGLKVTSSSGQPGAEPSVNIRGIGSMTAGTGPLYVVDGVPLNGGVSDINPNDIASTTVLKDASASALYGSRAANGVIIITTKKGSKGNTKISLDASTGISGIATNGYDLMNSAQYYQQTWVGLYNSVFYDENAQMTGQEAFAYANKNVAARSGWNPYSPYDEYNPYVGFNTQTWTPELDEFASIVVDENWRDAVYQTGLTQAYNLSISKGSETGSILVSAGYFNEKGVVIGTDFERFTFRFNGVEKMNSWLEMGVNTSFTYSIGNGVPGGGAAANPVRSAELFNPATPIYLNNGDYNWSNEVSFDFNPVGLAEKDIYRSWSKRAIVNAYAELSLPLDIKFRSTNGVDYTDSDGFTYYNPEHGNGAAVNGRGSASASSVYTLNTTNLLSWNKNIGEGFLDVMLGQEANAWESKSQSTEATNYAFDGSYELSGASTPTAASTGASFGAMASFFSRVNYEYKGRYNLSASVRADGSSNFSVGNKWGTFGSVGLGWRISEESFLLNSEWVNFLKLRASYGTSGNKNFGAYTSLPIYALGANYGGMPGMVPSQLENTDLRWEKNQSLDLGLDFTVFQRVSGTLGYYRRQSDDLLYAVPKSPTTGFNSLFQNAGEITNQGIELEITTTNIKTNDFSWSTSFNITHNQNELTALADGHDEIQSGNYILKPGSDLFQFYMVEWAGVDPSNGKPMWFTNTGSTDAEDARMDPHGTGREVTSDYSKAERVMVGSALPKFYGGLTNMFTYKNFDLSFLLYFNYGNKIYNSDYAQNMHDGSNPGANLATDALDAWTKEGDITDVPRYMANNTDNGHQTSTRFLEDGSYLRLQNITLGYTLPKHLTNKMGMQNFRVYAVGENLLTFTDYKGYDPEVGVGGSTGLGIPGVAKLTLGVNVEF; this is encoded by the coding sequence ATGCATTTGAAACGACTGCTTTTTTTACTCTTTTTGGTAGTGAGCAGCTTAAATGTTTTTGCCCAATCCTTCGTAGTGAAAGGAACGGTCAAAGACGCTGCAAGCAACGAGAGTTTACCAGGTGTAAACATTTTTGTGAAAGGCACCACCTTAGGGACAACGACAAACTTAGACGGGGCATATAGCCTTGAGGTACCCAGTTCAGAAACCGTATTGGTCTTTTCATTTATCGGAATGAAAGAACAAGAAGTTGTAGTGGGGAATCAGACGATCATCAATATGAATTTGGAGACAGATGCCAAAGAACTTGAAGAAGTAATGGTTGTCGCTTACGGTGAAACTACAAAAGAATCTTTTACAGGTTCGGCAGGAGTTGTAAGTGCAGAATCTATCGAGAAAAGACCTTTGGCTTCAGCGACTCAAGCTCTACAAGGAGCAATGTCGGGCTTGAAAGTAACAAGTAGTTCTGGTCAGCCAGGAGCAGAGCCAAGTGTAAATATTCGTGGTATTGGATCAATGACAGCAGGGACAGGACCGCTTTATGTGGTCGATGGAGTTCCTTTGAATGGAGGTGTTTCTGATATCAACCCAAATGATATTGCTTCTACTACAGTATTGAAAGATGCGAGTGCATCTGCATTGTATGGTTCTCGTGCAGCCAATGGTGTAATCATTATTACAACCAAAAAAGGTTCTAAAGGAAATACTAAGATTAGCTTAGATGCTTCGACAGGTATTTCAGGAATTGCAACAAACGGATACGACCTTATGAATTCTGCTCAGTATTATCAGCAGACATGGGTGGGTTTGTACAACAGTGTTTTCTACGATGAAAACGCTCAAATGACAGGACAAGAAGCTTTTGCATATGCCAATAAAAACGTAGCGGCTCGTTCGGGTTGGAATCCTTATTCACCGTATGATGAATACAATCCTTATGTTGGTTTCAATACGCAAACTTGGACTCCAGAGCTTGATGAGTTTGCAAGTATTGTAGTCGATGAAAATTGGAGAGATGCCGTTTACCAAACAGGATTGACGCAGGCTTACAATTTGAGTATCAGCAAAGGTTCAGAGACAGGTTCAATTTTGGTTTCAGCAGGTTACTTCAATGAAAAAGGAGTTGTGATCGGAACAGACTTCGAACGTTTTACTTTCCGTTTCAATGGGGTAGAAAAGATGAACTCTTGGTTAGAAATGGGGGTGAATACATCTTTCACTTACTCAATTGGAAATGGTGTACCTGGTGGCGGGGCTGCAGCTAACCCTGTGCGTTCAGCAGAGCTATTTAACCCTGCAACACCAATCTACTTGAATAATGGCGATTACAATTGGTCTAACGAGGTGAGCTTTGACTTTAATCCTGTTGGTCTAGCAGAAAAAGATATTTACCGTTCTTGGTCGAAAAGAGCGATTGTAAATGCTTATGCAGAATTGAGTTTGCCTCTTGACATTAAGTTCAGATCTACCAATGGAGTAGATTATACAGACTCAGATGGCTTTACCTATTACAACCCAGAACATGGAAATGGTGCAGCGGTAAACGGTAGAGGTTCAGCTTCGGCATCAAGTGTTTATACCTTGAATACAACGAATCTTCTTTCATGGAATAAAAATATTGGAGAGGGTTTCTTAGATGTGATGTTAGGTCAAGAAGCGAATGCTTGGGAGTCTAAAAGTCAATCTACAGAAGCAACGAATTATGCATTTGACGGAAGTTATGAGTTATCGGGTGCTTCTACGCCAACGGCGGCAAGTACAGGCGCTTCTTTTGGTGCTATGGCTTCATTCTTTTCAAGAGTAAACTACGAATACAAGGGCAGATATAATTTGAGTGCTTCAGTGAGAGCTGATGGGAGTTCTAATTTTTCGGTAGGAAATAAATGGGGAACATTTGGTTCTGTTGGTTTAGGTTGGAGAATCTCAGAAGAGTCATTCTTATTAAATTCAGAATGGGTGAATTTCTTGAAACTGAGAGCTAGTTATGGTACTTCAGGTAACAAGAACTTTGGGGCTTATACAAGTTTGCCAATCTATGCTTTAGGAGCAAATTACGGAGGTATGCCGGGTATGGTTCCTTCTCAATTAGAAAATACAGATTTACGTTGGGAGAAAAACCAATCATTAGATCTTGGTTTGGACTTTACAGTATTCCAAAGAGTGAGTGGTACATTGGGTTACTATCGCAGACAGTCTGATGATCTATTGTATGCGGTTCCAAAATCGCCAACTACAGGATTTAATAGCTTATTCCAAAATGCTGGAGAGATTACCAACCAAGGTATCGAGCTAGAAATCACAACTACGAATATCAAGACAAATGATTTCTCATGGTCTACAAGCTTCAACATCACGCATAACCAAAATGAGTTGACCGCTTTGGCAGATGGACATGATGAAATTCAGTCGGGTAATTATATCTTAAAACCAGGGAGTGATCTTTTCCAATTCTACATGGTAGAATGGGCAGGGGTAGACCCATCGAACGGTAAACCAATGTGGTTCACAAATACGGGGTCTACAGATGCAGAAGACGCAAGAATGGATCCTCATGGAACAGGTCGTGAAGTAACAAGTGATTACAGCAAGGCAGAAAGAGTGATGGTAGGTTCTGCTCTTCCTAAATTCTATGGAGGTCTGACCAATATGTTCACTTACAAAAACTTTGATTTATCCTTCCTATTGTATTTCAATTACGGAAATAAGATTTACAACAGCGACTATGCGCAAAACATGCATGATGGTTCTAACCCAGGTGCAAACTTGGCTACAGATGCATTAGACGCTTGGACAAAAGAAGGTGATATCACAGATGTACCTCGTTATATGGCAAACAATACCGATAACGGTCATCAAACTTCAACGAGATTCTTGGAAGACGGTTCTTACTTGAGGTTACAAAACATCACGTTGGGCTATACTTTACCAAAGCATCTAACCAACAAAATGGGAATGCAAAACTTCAGAGTGTATGCAGTAGGAGAGAACCTTCTGACTTTTACAGATTACAAAGGCTATGATCCTGAAGTAGGTGTAGGTGGTAGTACAGGTTTAGGAATTCCTGGAGTAGCAAAGCTTACACTAGGTGTAAACGTTGAATTTTAA
- a CDS encoding helix-turn-helix domain-containing protein: MTIYQTLLIMGAFQALMMTVFLLLSKSNRTPNSVLAVMSFSWAVCCLSFALQSNKVWWDYPHLFRVTSVFLYSFFPPIYLYTKYVTTSAKSFSNKDLLHFLPSLGFLLSGIPFYILSAEEKRQAIFDHHPEWMGSLLDVGSQVTSLVIVIQGLLYSFLSIKHLRRFNMKLKDVVSENDTMTFHWLRNLIIAVVIIWLLGSVGTFWDWILAEDSLVFFQLTYLSIVVLIYFISYNALRQPEIFKEIQLSEGEELVDVIIEDEKEEVIQEENEEMLANSKKLSVYIENKKPYLKTKLTLQELVDDLGFTRNQLSALIFYTYKAHFYDVMNEYRLEEAIALLKGDEYQDLKLEIIAYKAGFNTKATFNRLFKQKMGITPSEFRKKQRELHVELS; this comes from the coding sequence ATGACAATTTATCAAACCTTACTGATTATGGGGGCTTTCCAAGCACTCATGATGACAGTCTTTTTATTATTGAGTAAAAGTAATAGAACGCCTAACAGCGTATTGGCAGTAATGTCTTTCTCATGGGCGGTTTGTTGTTTAAGTTTTGCCCTACAATCCAATAAAGTGTGGTGGGATTATCCCCATCTGTTCAGGGTGACATCGGTCTTTCTGTATAGCTTTTTCCCTCCGATTTATCTATATACAAAGTACGTAACAACGTCTGCTAAAAGCTTCTCCAACAAAGATTTACTTCATTTTTTACCAAGTTTGGGCTTTTTGTTGAGTGGTATTCCGTTTTACATTCTATCTGCGGAAGAAAAACGACAAGCCATATTCGATCATCATCCAGAGTGGATGGGTTCTTTGTTGGATGTAGGTAGCCAGGTGACCAGCTTAGTGATTGTTATACAAGGTTTGTTGTATTCATTTCTGAGTATAAAGCACTTACGCAGATTTAATATGAAGCTCAAAGATGTAGTTTCAGAAAATGATACGATGACATTTCATTGGTTGAGAAACTTGATCATTGCAGTGGTAATTATTTGGTTATTAGGGAGTGTTGGTACGTTTTGGGATTGGATATTAGCCGAAGATAGTTTAGTGTTTTTCCAGCTCACCTATTTGTCTATAGTAGTTCTTATTTACTTTATCAGTTATAACGCACTCCGTCAGCCCGAGATTTTCAAAGAAATACAGCTTAGTGAAGGTGAAGAGTTAGTAGATGTCATCATAGAGGATGAAAAAGAGGAAGTTATCCAAGAAGAGAATGAGGAAATGTTGGCAAATTCAAAGAAATTGAGCGTATATATAGAAAATAAAAAGCCTTATTTAAAGACAAAACTCACGCTACAAGAGCTTGTGGATGACCTTGGTTTTACTCGAAATCAACTATCAGCATTGATATTTTATACTTACAAAGCCCATTTCTATGATGTCATGAATGAATATAGATTGGAAGAGGCTATTGCTTTGTTGAAAGGGGATGAATACCAAGATTTGAAATTAGAAATTATAGCTTATAAAGCAGGTTTTAATACGAAAGCTACTTTCAATAGACTCTTCAAACAAAAAATGGGTATAACTCCGAGTGAGTTTAGGAAGAAGCAGCGAGAATTGCATGTAGAGTTAAGCTAA
- a CDS encoding ATP-dependent zinc protease family protein, translating to MEVIGRTDKIDLPTLGLFDIETKIDTGAYGCALHCHHIEVVEKDNKKVLSFMVLDPSHPEYDDKVFYTEHFTEKDVKSSSGESEHRFVIQTVVELFHEQRTVEFSLTNRQEMKYPVLMGRKFLAGHYVVNVQLKDLSYKTKTKKK from the coding sequence ATGGAAGTCATAGGACGGACAGATAAAATTGATTTACCAACATTGGGTCTTTTCGATATCGAGACGAAAATAGATACAGGTGCATACGGCTGTGCCTTGCATTGCCACCATATTGAAGTTGTTGAGAAAGACAATAAGAAAGTACTCTCATTTATGGTACTCGATCCCTCACATCCCGAATACGATGATAAGGTTTTCTACACCGAACATTTTACTGAAAAAGATGTAAAAAGCTCTAGTGGCGAATCAGAACACCGTTTTGTTATTCAAACTGTGGTTGAATTATTCCATGAACAAAGAACCGTAGAGTTTTCTCTGACTAACCGCCAAGAGATGAAATATCCTGTGCTGATGGGTAGAAAGTTTTTAGCTGGGCATTACGTCGTAAATGTACAGTTGAAAGATCTGTCTTATAAAACTAAAACAAAGAAAAAATAA
- the rimK gene encoding 30S ribosomal protein S6--L-glutamate ligase, with the protein MKIAVLSRNPNLYSTRRLVEAIEKNGHESLVIDFLKCDIIMDQEGPSIYYRGSRLKDIDAIIPRIGASVTFYGTAVVRQFEMMDVFAAVSSLAITRSRDKLRSLQILSQQGVGLPNTAFTNYSKGEKKVLEHIGDAPVVIKLLEGTQGLGVILAETNKAAISVVEAFEKLNTRVILQEFIEEAGGADIRAFVVDGEIVGAMKRQGAEGEFRSNLHRGGSAKLIKLSRKEKSTAIKAAKAMGLSIAGVDMLQSKRGPVVMEVNSSPGLEGIEAATGVDIAGKIIEFIEKSASKKKKKKKGKIKA; encoded by the coding sequence ATGAAAATAGCTGTACTATCTCGTAACCCTAATCTTTACTCTACTAGAAGACTAGTAGAAGCCATAGAAAAAAATGGACATGAAAGCCTTGTTATCGACTTTCTGAAGTGTGATATCATTATGGATCAAGAAGGACCTTCTATTTATTATCGTGGTTCTCGTTTGAAAGATATTGATGCCATTATTCCAAGAATAGGAGCCTCTGTTACTTTCTATGGAACAGCAGTGGTAAGACAGTTCGAAATGATGGATGTCTTTGCCGCAGTTAGTTCTTTAGCCATAACAAGATCTCGAGATAAACTTAGAAGTCTTCAAATTCTTTCACAACAGGGAGTCGGACTTCCCAATACAGCATTCACTAATTATAGTAAAGGAGAAAAGAAAGTTTTAGAACATATCGGTGATGCCCCTGTCGTAATCAAGCTTTTGGAAGGTACACAAGGCTTAGGGGTTATTTTGGCAGAAACGAATAAAGCCGCAATATCTGTAGTAGAAGCATTCGAGAAGTTAAACACACGTGTAATTCTACAAGAATTCATTGAAGAAGCGGGTGGAGCAGATATCAGAGCTTTTGTAGTGGATGGAGAGATTGTAGGTGCAATGAAGCGCCAAGGTGCTGAAGGAGAATTTCGTTCAAATCTACACCGAGGTGGTAGTGCTAAGTTGATTAAGCTAAGTCGTAAAGAGAAATCTACGGCAATAAAAGCAGCAAAAGCAATGGGACTTTCTATTGCTGGAGTAGACATGCTTCAATCTAAAAGAGGACCTGTAGTGATGGAGGTTAACTCTTCACCGGGTTTGGAAGGAATTGAGGCGGCTACAGGAGTTGATATCGCTGGTAAAATCATAGAGTTTATCGAGAAGTCAGCTTCTAAAAAGAAAAAGAAGAAAAAAGGTAAAATTAAGGCGTAG
- a CDS encoding succinylglutamate desuccinylase/aspartoacylase family protein: MRIKNIEIGLGEVKRIDVNIAKLPSHTPIDIPITIARGKKPGPVLLLMGGLHGDEINGIEIVRRIIEKDLHIPSKGTVICIPILNIYGFIHFTRYVPDGKDINRSFPGNKNGSLASRVAHFMMKDIIPQIDYGVDFHTGGADRTNYPQIRCMYNDSVNAELADAFCAPFTMHSAYRSKSLRQSAAKLGKKILVYEAGESSRFDEHAIQLGIDGTIRLMNHLGMSKRKVSKPKYKNQFIRKSSWIRAQVSGIFQSEVNQGDRVTKKQTVGYITDPFGDYKKSIKSPSDGFVIGLNNDPILHQGDAVMHIGVV; the protein is encoded by the coding sequence ATGCGTATCAAAAACATAGAAATTGGATTAGGAGAAGTAAAAAGAATAGATGTAAATATTGCGAAACTTCCTTCTCATACTCCTATCGATATTCCAATCACAATTGCAAGAGGCAAAAAGCCTGGTCCAGTGTTATTGTTGATGGGAGGATTACATGGTGATGAGATTAATGGAATTGAAATCGTTCGTCGAATCATTGAAAAAGACTTACATATTCCTTCAAAAGGAACTGTAATCTGTATTCCAATTCTGAATATTTACGGATTTATCCATTTCACTAGATACGTACCCGATGGAAAAGATATTAACCGTTCTTTTCCGGGTAACAAGAATGGATCATTGGCATCTAGAGTCGCACATTTCATGATGAAAGATATTATCCCTCAGATTGATTATGGGGTAGATTTTCATACAGGAGGTGCAGACAGAACCAATTATCCACAAATCAGATGTATGTACAATGACTCTGTAAATGCGGAACTAGCCGATGCATTTTGTGCGCCATTTACCATGCATTCTGCATACCGATCAAAGTCATTACGTCAGTCGGCAGCTAAACTCGGTAAAAAAATATTGGTTTATGAAGCTGGGGAATCTTCAAGGTTTGATGAACATGCTATCCAATTAGGAATTGATGGTACTATTCGCCTCATGAACCATTTAGGGATGTCAAAAAGAAAAGTATCTAAACCCAAATATAAAAATCAGTTTATCCGCAAATCATCTTGGATTAGAGCACAAGTTTCGGGAATTTTCCAAAGCGAAGTCAACCAAGGTGATCGTGTTACCAAGAAACAAACTGTAGGGTACATTACTGATCCATTTGGCGACTACAAGAAAAGTATAAAATCGCCTTCAGATGGTTTTGTGATTGGTTTAAACAATGACCCTATTCTTCATCAAGGAGATGCGGTTATGCACATTGGAGTAGTTTAA
- a CDS encoding serine hydrolase yields the protein MNRIAQFAILFLLTFLSTSYPLLAQTSFQENLQKTLQASWEKTGVPGVALAVNTPEGENIFAAVGKGNTQVSPQTEMDTLSQFYIASISKTFTAALVLHLQDKKLLNIDDKLSDYLTIEGLPNADLITIRQLLNHSAGVYDHFDNSAFWDEAVDNPSHVWTAEEVLSYSNANGPAHQPNASYNYSNTGYYLLGLLVEEITGKSLREAFSDFITMPLELDDTFLDDSSSPTDKISNLAENYRAYEYHKSPVGAAGAMVSTPSDVAKFVKTIYGKDFLSEASLAEMIKPSANSSDYGLGTRLWIQDNIVHHGHTGTLTGYKSITFYIPSIDVSVAIHANGYAANGDTWWELVDDIFYAVVAEYNGQCIDGDCPEPNAPTLHYVGDNEEGELSISWAESPDSFVTGYRLLQSSAAQPTEWEVVEDESTLVQGVDSYSFSMAARENNESTSQFFKLQAVSADGDISQETDTYAYSPLGNNQRKLLIVDGFDRYGGSGSWGKAYHDFVADYSTIFEKVLDRDYSISSVANEVIVDRKIQLEDYEIVIWFTGDESTTFSTFSPSEQNLVKAYLNSGGQLFVCGSEIGWDLSVKGSATDKVFYNQYLKADFVDDGESAYSPAKSVNEYFTGTTLAFGEVYPEDYPDAIQPLGGAIKIFEFDQPNKVAGIAYKGHFGSGEEEGAVVYLSFPVESVSNQQMKEQFANQLITYFDMEKDEDKDDNLVTGFDSALQQKILVYPNPFSDYLICKLDESFLVTDSQGITLSVSNVLGKKFYRAESLPQSGSTEFRIDTHKWNSGVYILNVTKGTEKVIFKLIK from the coding sequence ATGAACCGTATAGCTCAATTCGCTATTTTATTTTTGCTTACTTTTTTAAGCACTTCCTATCCACTTTTAGCACAAACTTCTTTTCAAGAAAATCTGCAAAAAACACTTCAAGCCTCTTGGGAGAAAACAGGCGTACCAGGAGTGGCTTTGGCTGTAAACACTCCAGAAGGAGAGAATATCTTTGCAGCAGTAGGAAAAGGGAATACACAAGTGTCACCACAAACGGAGATGGATACCCTTTCTCAGTTTTACATTGCGAGTATTTCGAAGACATTTACAGCAGCTTTGGTTTTGCATTTGCAAGACAAAAAACTGTTGAATATTGATGATAAATTATCAGATTACCTGACAATAGAAGGACTGCCCAATGCTGATCTTATTACAATAAGACAGTTGTTAAACCATTCGGCAGGGGTTTATGATCATTTTGATAATTCAGCTTTTTGGGATGAAGCCGTAGATAATCCGTCTCATGTTTGGACTGCCGAAGAAGTTCTTTCTTACAGTAATGCTAATGGTCCAGCACATCAGCCAAATGCATCTTACAATTATTCAAATACAGGTTATTATTTACTAGGGTTATTAGTCGAAGAAATAACGGGAAAGAGTCTAAGAGAAGCTTTTTCTGATTTTATAACTATGCCTCTTGAGTTGGATGATACATTTTTAGATGATAGTAGCAGTCCTACAGATAAAATCTCAAATTTGGCTGAAAATTATAGAGCTTACGAATATCACAAAAGTCCTGTTGGAGCTGCGGGAGCAATGGTTTCTACGCCATCAGATGTAGCCAAGTTTGTAAAAACAATTTACGGCAAAGACTTCTTGAGTGAAGCATCGCTTGCTGAAATGATAAAGCCTTCTGCAAACTCATCTGATTATGGCTTAGGAACAAGACTTTGGATTCAAGATAATATTGTACATCATGGACATACAGGTACACTGACAGGATACAAAAGTATTACATTTTATATCCCTTCAATAGATGTGTCGGTGGCTATTCATGCAAATGGCTATGCTGCAAATGGTGATACTTGGTGGGAATTGGTAGACGATATTTTTTATGCAGTAGTCGCTGAATATAATGGTCAATGTATTGATGGAGACTGTCCTGAACCAAATGCTCCTACACTACATTATGTTGGCGATAATGAAGAAGGCGAACTATCGATTTCTTGGGCGGAAAGTCCAGATTCGTTTGTGACAGGGTATCGATTATTACAAAGTTCTGCTGCACAACCGACAGAGTGGGAGGTTGTTGAAGATGAATCTACCTTAGTCCAAGGTGTCGATTCATACAGTTTCTCAATGGCAGCAAGAGAGAATAATGAGAGTACTTCACAGTTTTTTAAGTTGCAGGCAGTCAGTGCTGACGGAGATATTAGCCAAGAAACAGACACTTATGCTTATAGTCCTTTGGGAAATAATCAACGCAAACTATTAATTGTTGATGGTTTTGACCGCTATGGAGGAAGTGGTTCATGGGGAAAAGCATATCATGATTTTGTGGCAGATTACAGTACTATTTTTGAAAAAGTACTAGATCGAGATTATAGTATTTCTTCAGTAGCCAACGAGGTTATTGTAGATAGAAAAATCCAATTGGAAGATTATGAAATTGTGATTTGGTTTACAGGAGATGAATCAACGACTTTTTCTACTTTTAGTCCGAGTGAACAGAATTTAGTAAAAGCCTACTTAAATAGCGGCGGACAGTTGTTTGTTTGTGGTTCTGAAATTGGTTGGGATTTATCTGTCAAAGGTTCGGCCACAGACAAGGTGTTTTATAATCAGTACTTAAAAGCTGATTTTGTAGATGACGGAGAGTCGGCTTATTCGCCAGCAAAATCGGTAAATGAATATTTTACAGGAACAACACTGGCTTTTGGGGAGGTTTATCCCGAAGACTATCCTGATGCTATTCAACCTTTAGGCGGAGCGATAAAAATCTTTGAATTTGATCAACCTAATAAAGTAGCAGGAATTGCATATAAAGGACATTTTGGAAGTGGTGAAGAAGAAGGCGCTGTTGTTTATCTCTCTTTCCCTGTAGAAAGTGTGTCCAATCAGCAAATGAAGGAGCAATTTGCAAATCAGTTGATCACTTATTTTGATATGGAAAAAGACGAAGATAAAGATGATAATTTGGTAACAGGCTTTGATTCCGCTCTTCAGCAGAAAATTTTGGTTTACCCCAATCCATTCAGTGATTACCTTATCTGTAAACTCGATGAAAGCTTTCTTGTGACGGATTCACAAGGTATAACTTTGAGTGTATCTAATGTATTAGGAAAGAAATTTTACCGAGCAGAATCTTTGCCGCAAAGTGGAAGTACAGAGTTCAGGATAGATACACATAAATGGAATTCTGGTGTCTATATCTTAAATGTGACTAAGGGAACAGAGAAAGTTATATTTAAACTGATTAAATAA